In Rosa chinensis cultivar Old Blush chromosome 1, RchiOBHm-V2, whole genome shotgun sequence, a genomic segment contains:
- the LOC112173200 gene encoding transcription factor bHLH51: protein MEKCYSAEGPNWVNQHQTATAVSNESSSFQVPWPHVSHVSKPTQFQFSGRFPPSWSSTAEGIAEEDRAASASKSHSQAEKRRRDRINAQLATLRKLIPQSDKMDKAALLGSVIDEVKDLKRKAIEVSKAFMVPTEFDDLTVSQCDPAREGTLINSTSINKIKDNSIMIRVSVCCDDQPELFTELIQVLKRLKLTAIKADIASAGGRIKSILVLCSKNSEEAVSISTLKQALKLVLSKIAESSVTPNCRIRSKRQRFFLPFQYPK from the exons ATGGAGAAATGTTATTCTGCTGAAGGGCCAAACTGGGTTAATCAGCACCAGACTGCAACAGCAGTGAGCAATGAGTCTTCTTCTTTCCAAGTTCCATGGCCTCATGTGAGTCATGTTTCTAAGCCTACTCAATTCCAGTTCTCTGGACGGTTTCCACCTTCATGGTCTTCAACGGCCGAAGGGATTGCCGAAGAAGATAGAGCTGCGAGTGCTTCTAAGAGCCATAGCCAAGCCGAGAAGCGGCGCAGAGACAGAATCAATGCGCAGCTTGCAACTCTTAGGAAACTAATTCCCCAGTCTGACAAG ATGGACAAGGCAGCTCTATTGGGAAGTGTGATAGATGAAGTCAAGGATCTTAAGCGAAAAGCTATTGAAGTGAGCAAAGCCTTCATGGTTCCAACTGAATTTGATGACTTGACTGTTAGTCAATGTGATCCTGCCCGTGAGGGTACTCTTATAAACTCCACCAGCATCAACAAAATCAAGGACAATAGTATTATGATAAGGGTATCTGTTTGCTGTGATGACCAGCCAGAGTTGTTCACGGAGCTCATTCAAGTACTCAAACGCCTAAAACTGACTGCAATTAAAGCCGATATTGCCAGTGCCGGCGGCAGGATCAAAAGCATTTTAGTCCTTTGCTCCAAGAACAGCGAAGAGGCCGTCTCCATAAGCACTCTCAAACAAGCTCTTAAGTTGGTCTTAAGTAAAATCGCTGAATCATCCGTAACCCCAAATTGTCGAATTAGAAGCAAGAGGCAGAGGTTCTTCTTGCCCTTCCAATACCCAAAGTAG
- the LOC112169836 gene encoding uncharacterized protein LOC112169836 isoform X1 encodes MAVSFNSVLGFNSTFCTLYLKLQAKYQNVSRFSAGASTPTVTQFTSSFGTFRPTRHINRKRWGLCLSVADSNQLTTETGDKASETTSTSPSEDPLPAVSSSSLGTSANDSQFQSSAIDEPSSQTSEAANRSSVNSSQKQEEASPLPNSQSKSKRSPLTARERLRAAKVLSRYNTESKPARKKSDRSKTVLDAARASDGGKRRSGLPQAPTNIFDDSKRGMPKDGLTWDFPGGADLFLIIFSFVFISTVMFATTYFVWKVGAIHFNEN; translated from the exons ATGGCTGTTTCATTCAACTCAGTACTTGGCTTCAATTCTACG TTTTGTACTCTCTATTTGAAGTTACAAGCCAAGTACCAGAATGTGTCAAGATTTTCTGCTGGAGCTTCTACACCAACAGTCACACAATTCACATCTTCATTTGGAACATTTCGGCCAACAAGGCATATAAACCGAAAAAGATGGGGTTTATGTCTTTCCGTTGCAGATAGCAATCAGCTTACCACAGAAACTGGTGATAAGGCTTCTGAAACTACTTCAACTTCTCCTTCTGAGGATCCGTTACCAGCTGTGAGTTCTTCATCTTTGGGTACTTCTGCCAATGATAGTCAGTTCCAAAGTAGTGCCATTGACGAGCCTAGTTCACAAACCTCTGAGGCTGCCAATCGATCATCGGTTAATTCAAGTCAGAAACAGGAGGAAGCATCACCTCTACCAAACTCGCAATCTAAATCAAAAAGATCCCCACTAACAGCCAGGGAGAGACTGAGGGCAGCCAAGGTTCTCAGCCGTTATAACACGGAGTCAAAGCCAGCTAGAAAGAAATCAGATAGGAGCAAGACTGTACTAGACGCTGCTAGAGCGAGCGACGGTGGGAAGAGAAGATCTGGACTTCCACAGGCCCCTACAAACATTTTCGACGACAGCAAACGAGGAATGCCAAAGGATGGCCTAACTTGGGATTTTCCAGGGGGTGCTGATTTGTTTCTAATCATCTTCTCGTTTGTTTTCATCAGCACGGTGATGTTTGCTACCACTTACTTTGTCTGGAAAGTTGGTGCCATCCATTTTAATGAAAATTGA
- the LOC112169836 gene encoding uncharacterized protein LOC112169836 isoform X2, producing the protein MAVSFNSVLGFNSTLQAKYQNVSRFSAGASTPTVTQFTSSFGTFRPTRHINRKRWGLCLSVADSNQLTTETGDKASETTSTSPSEDPLPAVSSSSLGTSANDSQFQSSAIDEPSSQTSEAANRSSVNSSQKQEEASPLPNSQSKSKRSPLTARERLRAAKVLSRYNTESKPARKKSDRSKTVLDAARASDGGKRRSGLPQAPTNIFDDSKRGMPKDGLTWDFPGGADLFLIIFSFVFISTVMFATTYFVWKVGAIHFNEN; encoded by the exons ATGGCTGTTTCATTCAACTCAGTACTTGGCTTCAATTCTACG TTACAAGCCAAGTACCAGAATGTGTCAAGATTTTCTGCTGGAGCTTCTACACCAACAGTCACACAATTCACATCTTCATTTGGAACATTTCGGCCAACAAGGCATATAAACCGAAAAAGATGGGGTTTATGTCTTTCCGTTGCAGATAGCAATCAGCTTACCACAGAAACTGGTGATAAGGCTTCTGAAACTACTTCAACTTCTCCTTCTGAGGATCCGTTACCAGCTGTGAGTTCTTCATCTTTGGGTACTTCTGCCAATGATAGTCAGTTCCAAAGTAGTGCCATTGACGAGCCTAGTTCACAAACCTCTGAGGCTGCCAATCGATCATCGGTTAATTCAAGTCAGAAACAGGAGGAAGCATCACCTCTACCAAACTCGCAATCTAAATCAAAAAGATCCCCACTAACAGCCAGGGAGAGACTGAGGGCAGCCAAGGTTCTCAGCCGTTATAACACGGAGTCAAAGCCAGCTAGAAAGAAATCAGATAGGAGCAAGACTGTACTAGACGCTGCTAGAGCGAGCGACGGTGGGAAGAGAAGATCTGGACTTCCACAGGCCCCTACAAACATTTTCGACGACAGCAAACGAGGAATGCCAAAGGATGGCCTAACTTGGGATTTTCCAGGGGGTGCTGATTTGTTTCTAATCATCTTCTCGTTTGTTTTCATCAGCACGGTGATGTTTGCTACCACTTACTTTGTCTGGAAAGTTGGTGCCATCCATTTTAATGAAAATTGA